The following DNA comes from Excalfactoria chinensis isolate bCotChi1 chromosome 5, bCotChi1.hap2, whole genome shotgun sequence.
CTCACATGCCTTCCTTTTAGGCTTTGAAAATCATATAAAATCCAGGCTTcattcaaagcagcagcaaagcataaaccagctgggcagcagctaCATCTGTTgtagttatttatttaatgctgCTCAGTGAAATAACATCCTCAGAATTAGTCTTCAAATTTACATTCCCCAGAGGAAATCTGGCTACATGTAGAATCCCTCAGGTACCTTTTCTAGTCCCAGTCCTCTGTGAGACAGAATAGCCTTTGCTCCCAAGCAGCACAACAGTCAAAGCTCAAAGCATCAAGTCTACATGATGGGCTTATGTGCTTTGGGGTGCATGCATAACTGCTTTATGGGGCTCTTCAGTAAGTTAGAGGTAGATCCAGATGTCGTCTGAGTTCATACAGGCATTCATAGGTAAATCTTAAAaatactggggaaaaagaaagggggtTATTTTGAATGGAAACTGAAGCCTGGCTATGTGTTGTGTCAAAACAGGATTACTGGAAAACAGGATACAGTCAGAACTTGTAGGACTGTGGTTGCTGGTCAACCTATATGGACTTGACCAGTGTTTCCATAGAGAATCCAGGCACCTTTTTGAAATAAGTGCCTGAAAAAGTGCAGTCTTCAATCACATGAAAATTGTGttgtttgaaatgtttgtatttttaagaacTGCGTGGATTGAGCCCCATGATAAGCAATTTGTGTTTGtccagcagaaaaaagaaagatgtatCTACACTGGCACCATTGCTCTACGAACATTGTAGGTATACTTACAGTAATAAATATTCCTGGGTGATAAAGAGATCTTCATGTTTATGTGTTATCCTTTGAAGAAGAATATAAAAACAAGTTAGGAGAATTTGGCTCCTTTTATTAGCTCCTTATAGTTTAAGTTATCCCAATCTCTTTAAAGCCCAAGAAGAGTGACATCCTGCTCACTCCCACTCATGTTAGAAGGGGATAAATCATTCTCTccactgggagaaaaaaatgagggtgtgctctgtgtgctcacCCAACCCACCTGCCATTGTGTTTAGTTTTGGTTTTCCTCCTTCTCACTGGCATGGTGGCAGTGTGTTTCCCTTCTCCAATGCCCCTTTTGTTCGCAGGGAGCCAGTGGATGAGGTGCTGCAGATCCCCCCGTCACTGCTGACATGCGGGGGCTGCCAGCAGAACATCGGGGACCGCTATTTCCTGAAGGCCATCGACCAGTACTGGCAcgaggactgcctcagctgtgACCTGTGTGGATGCCGGCTGGGAGAGGTGGGGCGGCGGCTATATTACAAGCTGGGCAGGAAGCTCTGCCGGAGGGACTATCTCAGGTATGCAGCCTCCCAGCCCacttctcatagaatcatagaatcgtgtaagttggaagggactttaaatgTCTtctggtccaactgccctgcaatgaacagggacacctaccctagatcaggtgctcacagccccgtccagcctgatcttgggtgtctccagggatggggcaaccaccgtctctctgggcaacttatTTCACTCACCTCCCCTTCTTTCTACCATTTCAGCTTTGTCTATCAATTTAAGGTACAGCTAGTGAACAAAGAATCATGCATAATTCATTTCGGCTAATCTTAGATGTAGAGTTTAAGAATAATGGAGTTTGCTCAGCGCTGCTGCTCCCCAGATATCTGGATGCTGACTGAGCCGTGTCAGTGTGGGGTACTGCCAAGCAGAAATTGGGAAGCAGTGATGAATTTCAGGACCACCCTGCCCAAGCTGACTGCAAGCCAGCTCCCAAGAATGGCTTTAAGCAGTTCTGTGCCACTCCAGGCATTGCTGTGGAGCTGAAAGTTATATAAAAACAGGTGTTGAGATTGGCTACTGATGAAAGATCATTTCGTTCTCTCATTTAAGAACACGGTATCCAAGGTAACtgaatttaattcattttctgatgtGGTAATGTCAGCCCCTTGAGAGACGCTTGATTTCACCAAGCAGTGGGACTTGTTTGGTTCTGAAATGACAGCCTTTTGTACATTGATTGATCCATGTCTTTTTCTGCATCACTGGTAACTTACCGGAGGCACTTCAAGCAGAAAGACAGCATGTGCTGGATGTGTAGTGTGGAGCTGCAGCCAGTACTAGGAAGTTTGATCCCATTAAGTTGGACCAGTGGAGTTCTCAGCAACATCTGCCTATCTGATTTGCCCTATTTTTTTAGTAAAAAGGATTAAACTGGGAATAGTATATTTCACAAAACATCCTTAATAAAGGTTCTCAGTTAAAAGAGAAGTGTTTTGATCTTAGCTGTGCTGGCTGTATCCCATTTGTCCCATTGGATCCCCAGTGTTGCAGGATGTTTGTGGAACAGACTAAAGAAATTGCGTATGTTTTCAGCTACCTTACTGAAgtctacaaaaataaaagcaacatctCAAAGGAGCTCCTAGTGACTGTGCTCCAGAACTTACTGATGGGAATTTCTCTTGGCAGAAATGGGACCACTTGTAAACTCTCAGCAGACATCGTGTTCCAGCAATGAACCAGTGTTAGCTACACTTCCCAGATACTTCTTGTCTTAAAAgggaagcaacagaaaatatgtCAGTACAGTAATGTGTTTTCTTGCCATGAGAtggaatgtttttgtttatttaataatataGCATGATATCTTCCATCATTAATGAGACATCTTGGAACGTTTGTGTAACCTTATTACTTTAGTTGGGCAGAAGTAGACACTGACATCTCCTGGTAGACTAAAGAAATAATGTCTTCTACCCTTAAAGAGCTCTCTGTAGTAGGCATTCCATTTCCAGTTCAGGATAAATGAAGCAGGCACGGAAGTGAAGTGTAGGGGGTGGACAAAATCTTTCTGTAATTAGTATGGATACATAGAATTCAAAGTCAATGGGTGTATTCTTTACACAAGTAATAGGATTTCTCCCTCCTTCTAAGAATATATGTGAtaatcttagtggtcttctccaactTAAATGGTTCTAtgactttatatatatatatacatactcTATATATGTCCCTTATTTATTAATGATATGACTTACAAACTCTGTAACCAACAGACTGTGTGAaatgctgctgttcattttgcCCTCACACATAGCTGGGTATGTTGCTCTGCTTCAGCTGAGAATTCTGGCACATGCTGTGTGGGGGACACATACATGGTGCCTTTGCTAGGGGCTCCCTCTAATAGAAAATATCATAATTATCTCAGCAGGAAATCTCaatctgcttttgaaaagtACAGTCCAGAACGTAGAATTTTCTGTGACGGCAGAGTACCTGTAAGGTCTTAGTGTGTATCCTGAAACCCAGCAGGAGTGATTCCATGAATACAGAAATATGTGAGTCTGAAAGAATGTCAAATGTGGAAGCAATGAATGCAGACAGTAGAATATTAAATGGTAGCAATGTCATAATGTGGCAACTTTTTCCTGTGAACAACAATAGCAACAGCTGAAGATAGGGGTACTGAAAGGTAATTTCTGTTGCTGGTATAAGAGGAAGTATTAGCATCACACAACTTTATGCTATGATCTGGTGAACCCTTAATCTGCTTGAAGCTGCTCAATATTTCAGGATAACGTCATTGATCACAGAAGCCAATTAccttagaaataaatgaagaccTTGGACTGTCTACCTCAGTTTTTGGCATTTCAAAGATTTGAGTTCTGCTCAGCAGCTTTCCGTGTGACCTCTATGTACCTTCACAATAGTATGACTAATGAGGCAATGCACTGATGCTGTGTTCCTGTTatgactatttttttccccaactttCTAGCAAAAGAACTCTAATTgcttctttgctgttgttgttttaggcTCTTTGGCCAAGATGGCCTCTGTGCCTCGTGTGACAAACGGATCCGGGCTTATGAGATGACCATGCGGGTGAAGGACAAAGTATATCACCTTGAATGCTTCAAATGTGCGGCCTGCCAGAAACACTTCTGTGTTGGGGACAGATACCTCCTCATCAACTCAGACATAGTATGTGAACAGGACATCTATGAGTGGACTAAGATAAATGGAATGATATAGCAAAGAGATGGCTCATGATCTATAAAAGACATCTCACGGGCAATGCAGACACGTAGCTGCAGTGAGGAGATACCACCTGAGCTATGTGCTTTGTCTAAAACGGGGGGGAAATACCACAGAGTAGGCCCTTTTCAGGCAGTGCTACGTAGAATCTAAGCTACATATAAATGAAGAAGGGAGACTGAAGCAATAGTAGATAGACTGACTTCTGGCGTATCAACAATAACTGACATCAACCAGATAGGCAAGAGCTGGGGAGCAAACACAATGTGATAATGAATGCTCGTAACTGGAAAAACAGTAATGACTTGTGTAAAGAGATGTTATGACTTTGTCACCTGCAGACTAGGATTGTgcaattgatttttcttttcaacttgTTTTAGTTACTCAGTTTAGACAACTGCTCCTAATGTAGACATGAAGAGgaatactgggaaaaaaaagggccAGTCTCTTATGTGGTCATTTGATAAGGCCTTATGTTTTGGGTTaggagagaaagggggaagAGGGTAGGGGTTATTTTTGCATggattcttttttcctgtgagaATGAAGAGTGCATCCTCTAGTCCCAAACTGTTCTTCAAAGAAGTCCTGCTGAATAGTTGTTTTCAGGCACTGCTGTTTCAAGATGAGATGTTCCATAGATCATTTCTATACAAATATAAATCTAAAGAGTTGTTCAACTATTTTATTAACTTAGATTATATCGATAAAATATTTGTTGTGTGTAGTCAGACTCTGcagctttaataaaaatgacagaagaTGTGAgtgttattatttctttcttggaAATCAGACCAGATATTTTGTttgcatcatttattttattttctgtagcgGGATTTCTGCACTTGGACTACAGCTGATTGCTGGATTCACTTGAGGTTGTGTTTCAAAGCAGCAACAGGCGAACACCTGTCAGCCTCAAGAAGCTTTATGGAGCTCTTCGTATTAAGGAGCTATGCGGTAATATTGTGTGACATGGACCCTTCAGTGCTAATAAGGATGTTTT
Coding sequences within:
- the LMO2 gene encoding rhombotin-2 isoform X2, giving the protein MGGGNPVNVIGGRRGSAAGDKASRADGLCGGSGGRSHHRHATKEPSLPMSSAIERKSLDPSEEPVDEVLQIPPSLLTCGGCQQNIGDRYFLKAIDQYWHEDCLSCDLCGCRLGEVGRRLYYKLGRKLCRRDYLRLFGQDGLCASCDKRIRAYEMTMRVKDKVYHLECFKCAACQKHFCVGDRYLLINSDIVCEQDIYEWTKINGMI
- the LMO2 gene encoding rhombotin-2 isoform X1: MGGGNPVNVIGGRRGSAAGDKASRADGLCGGSGGRSHHRHATKEPSLPMSSAIERKSLDPSEEPVDEVLQIPPSLLTCGGCQQNIGDRYFLKAIDQYWHEDCLSCDLCGCRLGEVGRRLYYKLGRKLCRRDYLRLFGQDGLCASCDKRIRAYEMTMRVKDKVYHLECFKCAACQKHFCVGDRYLLINSDIVILCLQLSLYPRIKLLEFWTHQHRTEDSLPIS